AAATATTCCCTTCGACATGCAGTTACTGGCTTCAAAGTGTAACGTTGGACGGACTGTTCGCCTGAACGATGGCGTCTGTGTTCGACCTTCAGCCTCTGACCCACGCTCCTCCTGTTTGTGAAGCATCACACAATGACATCTCAGCACCCGCGCTGGGCCTCCGCGGCGCTAAACGGCACcgtggcctcctgctgctcatccaCAGCCGTGGGGTCGGACCTGTCGGGACACACGGCGAGCCGCACCACTGCCGCAACGAGCCGCACCAGCAGCCTGAGCAGCAGGAACGCGAAGGGCACCGTGATCTCCATCAGGTGGAAGATGGGAGCGCTGAACCTGCTCAGAAcgcaggtgaggaggaaggtcCCCAGAGCCACGCAGGGGTACAGCGCCAGCTTGGCCAGCATCAACACGTGCTCGCGCCCGCCGTAGCGCACGTACGGGTGCAGCGCCTCCCTCTCGCTGAACAGAGCCACCACCCAGATGCAGAGCTGGAACGTGCCCGCGAAGAAGATGATGACGCAGCTGATCTGAATGGCCTCCAGCTCGTTTTGGGAATTGGGCGGGAATTCGTGCGTCAGCTGGTACGCCAGCGGCAGGCCGCCCACGAAGGCCAGCGAGAAGGTGTTGAGCAGCCCCATGAGGCGCGTGGCCCTGGTGACGTGCAGGAAGAGCGAGTGGTGGGTGAACCACAGCAGCCCCACGGTGGCGAAGGAGCCGAAGTAGGCCAGGTACTCCGGCCCGTAGACCCGCAGCGCCGCGATCAGGTCCCCCCCGAACCGGGCCTCCACCACCGCTGGGTCCGGAACGTTGTCCTCGCTGAAACGAGAAGCAGAGGGCTGGGCCACGCGGCTCGTGTGAGGTCGTTGTGATTGTGGGGCGAAACCGACCATATGTCCAGGATGAGGAGCGTAGCTACGATGGCGTAGACGCCGTCGCTGAACGCCTCCACTCGGTCCTTACTGAGCGGCTCGTTGGGCAGGTAGGTGTAGAACATCACCGCGTCGGGActctcctccctctgacctGAAACGGTTCATGGCTTTAACACGCGACGGCCCATTGACAATGAATCACCGTCCATTGGGCTCATTTTACCCAGCGCTTTGCTGCGGCACCACTTCAGAAACTGGGAGATGTAGGGCAGGAAGATGACGAGCGCCAACAGAGCGTACGACTGAAACAAAGCGAGAAGCATGAGGGAGCGGGCGGCGCCGGGCcccgaggcggcgcc
Above is a window of Betta splendens chromosome 9, fBetSpl5.4, whole genome shotgun sequence DNA encoding:
- the tmem175 gene encoding endosomal/lysosomal proton channel TMEM175 — protein: MGEDDAGDIIEHHVEEEMEKRGTRSHAASSSFPASPPDGEGPSSTQSSHRLLAYSDALISIIATVMILPVAHTKVQDDEELRESVQLLLTTKIGVYLMTFLIVNVAWAAHIRLFQVVVRIDDCLALLNLACMMLITFLPYTFSLMATFPQNILGILLFCGCVMVTGVIQSLIVLYAFSRPFLLNEHIQISENRSVYKHHILKVIVRVPLMCFLASIASLIVFQLSYALLALVIFLPYISQFLKWCRSKALGQREESPDAVMFYTYLPNEPLSKDRVEAFSDGVYAIVATLLILDICEDNVPDPAVVEARFGGDLIAALRVYGPEYLAYFGSFATVGLLWFTHHSLFLHVTRATRLMGLLNTFSLAFVGGLPLAYQLTHEFPPNSQNELEAIQISCVIIFFAGTFQLCIWVVALFSEREALHPYVRYGGREHVLMLAKLALYPCVALGTFLLTCVLSRFSAPIFHLMEITVPFAFLLLRLLVRLVAAVVRLAVCPDRSDPTAVDEQQEATVPFSAAEAQRGC